One window of the Pyrinomonadaceae bacterium genome contains the following:
- a CDS encoding nuclear transport factor 2 family protein encodes MKKVLCSVILAVGFGLTVYAQTAPDAAELTKLLNDFLAGASRNDVAMHDRFWAEDVIYTGSAGRRRGKADIMKDVRSAPAPKPGDAKTTYTAEDVRIQQYGNTAIVAFRLVGTTEKDGKTEVANFLNSGTFLKRNGKWQVVNWQATKAAENANR; translated from the coding sequence ATGAAGAAAGTTTTGTGTTCTGTAATTCTTGCTGTCGGTTTTGGCTTAACCGTATACGCCCAGACTGCGCCCGATGCGGCGGAGCTGACAAAGCTCCTGAATGATTTTCTTGCCGGTGCGTCGCGTAACGACGTAGCGATGCACGACCGGTTCTGGGCTGAAGACGTTATTTACACCGGCTCGGCGGGGCGGCGGCGCGGCAAGGCCGACATCATGAAGGATGTGCGTTCGGCTCCGGCGCCGAAGCCGGGCGATGCCAAGACTACCTACACCGCTGAAGATGTTCGCATTCAGCAATACGGGAACACGGCGATCGTCGCCTTTCGCCTGGTGGGCACGACGGAAAAAGACGGGAAGACCGAAGTAGCGAATTTTCTGAACTCAGGCACGTTTCTAAAACGTAATGGCAAATGGCAGGTCGTCAATTGGCAGGCGACGAAGGCAGCCGAGAATGCGAATCGTTAG
- a CDS encoding AraC family transcriptional regulator gives MILKIHIPAFPLNQFVGNFVYYEGLNPEHAIDRFLPDGNTEIIFDFHDTPQYIYDNETLKEIQACHHVWASGVRTGYISIPSGRQAAMFIIAFKKGMAYPFFPVPMNEMADRVVDADLLWGRDLGHLREHLHEIRDIDLKFAAAGRFLLKHFQRKFSLNPAVEYALAEIIRSPDQLNLGRVSQRIGYSQKHFISMFKQQVGVTPKAYVKIMRFQKAIAEIEANGEVDWTGISVDCGFYDQAHFIHNFKFFSGFTPEEYLQLKSDTLNYVPVA, from the coding sequence ATGATTCTCAAGATTCACATCCCCGCCTTTCCGCTTAATCAGTTCGTCGGAAATTTTGTTTATTACGAAGGATTGAATCCCGAGCACGCGATCGATCGTTTCCTGCCGGACGGCAACACGGAAATCATTTTCGATTTTCACGATACACCGCAATATATCTACGACAACGAAACGCTCAAAGAGATCCAGGCGTGCCATCACGTCTGGGCGTCAGGCGTGCGCACCGGATACATCTCGATTCCTTCCGGCCGCCAGGCCGCCATGTTCATCATCGCGTTCAAGAAAGGCATGGCCTATCCGTTCTTTCCCGTGCCGATGAACGAGATGGCCGATCGCGTGGTGGATGCGGATCTTTTATGGGGAAGAGATCTGGGTCATCTGCGCGAGCACTTGCACGAGATCCGAGACATTGACCTGAAGTTTGCCGCAGCCGGAAGATTTCTACTGAAACACTTTCAGAGAAAGTTCAGTCTTAATCCGGCAGTCGAGTATGCGCTCGCGGAGATCATTCGGTCGCCCGATCAACTTAATCTCGGTCGTGTGAGCCAGCGGATCGGATATTCGCAGAAGCATTTCATTTCAATGTTCAAGCAGCAGGTCGGAGTCACGCCGAAGGCCTACGTAAAGATCATGCGTTTCCAAAAAGCAATTGCCGAGATCGAAGCCAACGGCGAAGTTGATTGGACCGGAATCTCGGTGGATTGTGGCTTTTACGATCAGGCCCATTTCATTCACAACTTCAAATTCTTCTCAGGCTTCACACCCGAAGAATACCTCCAACTGAAAAGCGACACGTTGAATTACGTGCCGGTGGCGTAA